In Actinomycetota bacterium, the sequence ATCAGGAACGTTTATGAGAACAAGTCCGTCAGCGAGATTTTCGGCGGGCACGAACACGTGTAACAAGCAAAAGAGCGCAGAGCGGGGAGCTTTGAGCAAATACTAGCGAAGTAAGACTCTACGCCCTAAGCTCTTAGCTATACGCTAAGTAAAAGGAGAGGATTGGTAAGTGGAAGTTAAGTTAAAGGCAACTGTCAGGGAGCCGGGCAAGCACAGCGCCATCACCGAACTGCGTGATGCCGGTTTGATCCCCGGCACCTACTACGGCAAGAAGATCGACCCGGTATCCGTCTATGTCAGCGACCATGAACTGCGGGAAGCGCTGCATACGGAGGCGGGTTTAAACGTTCTTATCGAACTGCTTGTGCAAGCGCCGGAAGGCGTTCAAGCACCGGACCTTAAAGGGAAACAGGTCGTCATCATCAAGGACATGCAGCGAAATCCGATTCGCGGAGACATCCTTCACGTCGACTTCGTCAAGGTGAGCATGACGGAAGAAATCACGGCCGCGATACCGATCCTTCTCAACGGCGAGGCGCCGGGCGTCAAGGTGGGCGGTGTGCTTCAGCATTCGATTCGTGAGGTCACCGTCAAGAGTCTGCCCGCCAACCTGCCTGATTCCTTGGCGATAGACGTAAGCGTCATGGAAATCGGCGACAGCCTGAAAGTATCGGACTTACCTGTAACCGAAGGCGTGGAGATCCAAGACGACCTCGAGGAGATTCTGGTTTCTGTTGTCCCGCCGACCAAGGTCGAGGAAGTCGTCCCGGTCGAAGGCGAAGAGGTCGAGGTCGAAGGCGAAGAGGCCGAACCCGAAGTCATCGGCGAGAAGAAAGAAGAAGCGGAACAAACCGAGGAATAGTCTTTGTTTCTTATCGCGGGCCTGGGCAATCCCGGCCAGGAATACGCCGGCAACAGGCACAATCTTGGTTTCATGGTCGTCGACGAGATCGCCCGGCGGTTGGGCGTCGTCTTTCGACCGACAAAAATGGATGCGCTCGTCGCGGACGTAGTCGACGACGACTCGAGATTGCTTCTGGTCAAACCCCAAACATTCATGAATGAGAGCGGCCGGAGTATCAAGCTTATCCGGCTGCTCTTTGACGTTCCACTGGAGAACATGGTCGTTATCCATGACGATATGGATATCGAATTCGGCGATCTCAGGCTGAAGGATGACGGCGGAAGCGCCGGACACAACGGCCTCCAGTCAATCATTGACGAACTGGGAGAGGATGACTTTAAGCGCATCCGCATCGGTATCGGCCGGCCGCCTGGCCGCCAGGATCCCTCCAAATTCGTCCTCAAGGACTTCACCAAGAAAGAGCGCGGCGAGGTTGATTTCATCGTTGACGAAGCGGCCGATATAGCTCTTAAACTGGCTGAAAAGCGTCCATGAGCCTGCGCGACCTGCTGCCGGCAATAAGGGCGGCGGGCGGGTACAAAGCGTTAACCGGCCGCTCCCTATCTATCAGTGAAATCCTGCGGCCTATTTTTCTGGCCGCGCGTTACGACGATAATCCCCGGACGACACTAATCATAGCGCCTGATAGAACGACGGCCGACGCAACAGCCGCCGATTTAGCGTCAATTCTGGGACTGGAAGTCCACGTCTTGCCTGCCCATGGCGATGCGGGCGGGGACGATGGCGACGATCCGGAATCGACAGGTTTACGGGCCGCGGCATTTGACAGCCTGGTAAGCGATCCTGAAGCATTGGTCGTCGCCACCGCCCGGGCGGCCGCCGAACCGTTATCCAAGCCGGTCAAGAACAAACGGCTGGCCAGTCTGATCGCTTTGGGCGATACCCGCGGGCCCGATACGTTGATTGAAACATTGGGCGCATACGGCTATGAACGGGCGTATGAGGTTCAGAACAAGGGCGAATTTGCCGTCCGCGGCGGTATCCTCGACATTTACGGTTCGGGCGCGTCCAATCCGGTCAGACTTGAATTCGACGGGGACGAGGTTGCTTCCATGCGCTCCTTCAGTCTGGTGGATCAGA encodes:
- a CDS encoding 50S ribosomal protein L25, with the translated sequence MEVKLKATVREPGKHSAITELRDAGLIPGTYYGKKIDPVSVYVSDHELREALHTEAGLNVLIELLVQAPEGVQAPDLKGKQVVIIKDMQRNPIRGDILHVDFVKVSMTEEITAAIPILLNGEAPGVKVGGVLQHSIREVTVKSLPANLPDSLAIDVSVMEIGDSLKVSDLPVTEGVEIQDDLEEILVSVVPPTKVEEVVPVEGEEVEVEGEEAEPEVIGEKKEEAEQTEE
- the pth gene encoding aminoacyl-tRNA hydrolase, whose protein sequence is MFLIAGLGNPGQEYAGNRHNLGFMVVDEIARRLGVVFRPTKMDALVADVVDDDSRLLLVKPQTFMNESGRSIKLIRLLFDVPLENMVVIHDDMDIEFGDLRLKDDGGSAGHNGLQSIIDELGEDDFKRIRIGIGRPPGRQDPSKFVLKDFTKKERGEVDFIVDEAADIALKLAEKRP